CACGCGCCCCTTCTTGCCGACGAGATAGAAGCGCACGGTCTTGCCCTGCGCCGTCAGCTCCTCGGCCTTGCGGCGTGCGGCGCGGACGATGTTGCTGTTGAACGCACCCGCGAGGCCGCGCTCGCTGGTCGCGACGACGAGCAGATGGACCTGGTCCTTGCCCGTGCCCGCGAGCAGCGGCGAGGCGCCGACACCGCCGACGCGGCTCGCGAGGCTCGCCATCACCGCTTCCAGCCGCTCGGCGTAAGGACGGCCGTTCTGCGCCGCATCCTGCGCCCGGCGCAGCTTGGCCGCGGCGACCATCTTCATCGCCTTGGTGATCTTCTGCGTCGACTTCACCGAGCCGATGCGAAGCTTGAGGGCCTTCAAACTTGCCATCTACGGTCCTCTTCCCGTCATGCCGGACTTGATCCGGCATCCCGCTTCTTCTGCGCTGAGCAGGAAGCGGGACCCCGGCGCAAGGCCGGGGTGACGCAGCTGTAATCTTAAGCGAACGTCTTCGCGAACTGGTCGAGCGCGGCCTTCAGGCCCGCCTTCGCCTCGTCGCCCAGATCGCGCGTCTCGCGGATCTTGGTCAGCACGTCCGCGTGGTTGGCGCGCAGATCGGCGAGCATCGCCTGTTCGTAGCGCGTCACGTCGGTCACCGCGACACTGTCGAGATAGCCGTTGGTGCCCGCGAAGATCGACGCGGTCTGCTCCTCGAAGGGCATCGGCGCGAACTGCGCCTGCTTCAGCAGCTCGGTCAGGCGCGCGCCGCGGTTGAGCAGACGCTGCGTCGAGGCATCGAGGTCCGAGCCGAACTGCGCGAACGCCGCCATCTCGCGATACTGGGCAAGCTCGAGCTTGATCGAGCCCGACACCTTCTTCATCGCCTTGGTCTGCGCGGCCGAGCCGACGCGGCTGACCGACAGGCCGACGTTGATCGCGGGGCGGATGCCGGCGAAGAACAGGTCGGTTTCGAGGAAGATCTGGCCGTCGGTGATCGAGATCACGTTGGTCGGGATATAGGCCGACACGTCGCCCGCCTGCGTCTCGATGATCGGCAGCGCGGTCAGCGAGCCGCCGCCGTTCGCGTCCGACATCTTCGCCGCACGCTCGAGCAGGCGGCTGTGCAGGTAGAAGACGTCGCCCGGATAAGCCTCACGGCCCGGCGGACGGCGCAGCAGCAGCGACATCTGGCGATAGGCGACCGCCTGCTTCGACAGGTCGTCGAACACGATCAGCGCGTGCATCGCATTGTCGCGGAAATATTCGCCCATCGCGGTGCCGGTGTAGGGCGCGAGGAACTGCAGCGGCGCCGGGTCCGACGCGGTCGCCGCGACGACGATGGAATATTCCATCGCGCCATTCTCTTCCAGAGTACGCACCAGCTGCGCCACCGTGGAGCGCTTCTGGCCGACCGCGACATAGACGCAGTACAGCTTCTTGGATTCGTCGGAGCCCTGGTTCACCGTCTTCTGGTTGATGAACGTGTCGATCGCGACCGCCGACTTACCGGTTTGGCGGTCGCCGATGATCAGCTCGCGCTGGCCGCGGCCGACCGGGACCAGTGCGTCGATCGCCTTCAGGCCCGACTGCATCGGCTCCGACACCGACTGGCGCGGGATGATGCCCGGTGCCTTGACCTCGACGCGGCTGCGCTGGTCGCTGACGATCGGACCCTTGCCATCGATCGGGTTGCCAAGACCATCGACGACGCGGCCGAGCAGGCCCTTGCCGACGGGCACGTCGACGATCGTGCCGGTGCGCTTGACGATGTCGCCCTCGCGGATCTCGGCGTCCGAACCGAAGATCACGACACCGACGTTGTCGGCTTCGAGGTTGAGCGCCATGCCCTGCACGCCGTTGGCGAATTCGACCATCTCGCCCGCCTGGACGTTGTCGAGGCCATAGATGCGCGCGATGCCGTCACCGACGCTCAGCACCTGGCCGGTCTCGCTGACCTGGGCCTGGTCCCCGAAATTGGCGATCTGGTCCTTGATGACCTTGGAGATTTCTGCGGCGCGAATATCCATCTTCTTAGCCCTTCATCGCGCTGGCGAGCGCATTCAAACGGGTACGGATCGACGAATCGATCATCTGGGAACCGATGCGGACGACGAGCCCGCCGAGCAGCGCGGGATCGACCGACAGGTCGACCGCGACGTCGCGGCCCAGCCGCTGGCGCAGCTGCTGCTTCAGTTCGCCGACCTGATCCTCGGTCAGCGGGTGCGCGCTCGTCACTTCCGCGGTCGCCTCGCCGCGGTGACGCGCGGCAAGCTGGCGAAAGGCACGGATGATCTGCGGCAGCGCGCCCAGACGACGGTTCTCGGCAAGGACGCCGAGGAAATTCTTCGTGGTCGCATCGACGCCCAGTGCGTCGGCGGTGGCCGACACCGCCTTCACCGCCGCGCCGCGCGCGACGAGCGGGCTGGTGGTCAGCGCCTTGAAATCGGCCGACTGGTCGAGCGCGTCGCGCACACGCGCCAGGCTGCCCTCGACGGCATCGATGCTCTTGGAATCACGCGCCAGCTCGAACAGCGCGAGCGCATAGCGTCCGCCTAAGCTTGCTTGAATGCCGCCGGATGTCTCCACGCGATCGAGGCCCCTCGTAACTGGTGGTCGTAACTGCTGTTGGCCCATGGGGAAGAGGGCGCGCAGACGCGCACCTGCAATGGGTTGCGGGCGGCTAGCATGGGGGTCGCGATGATGCAAGCGATGCGCATGCGGCGCCGGCACCACGATGAAATCTGAACGAGGCCGCAACGGCCCGTTCAGGATCGCGGGCGCAAGCGTCGACGACACAGACGGGATGGATGGGGCGATGCGCAGTTCGACGGCCGCATGGATGGTTTCGGCAACGCTGGCGGCGATCTCGCTGGGGGCCCCGCCCGCCTCGGCCGAGGTGCTGCGCGTCGAGGGCATCTTCGCCGCCACCGCGCGCGAGGCGAGCATGCTGCCGACGCTGGGCGTCGGACCGATCGGCGGGCCGCAGGGCGGCGACCTGTCCGATGCGATCGAGCGGCGGCTGGCGACGCTGGGCCGCGACGGCGTGCGCCATGCGCAGATCGTCCCCGCCGGGCTGCGTCCCGACGGCCTGCTGGTCGGCGACGCTGGCGCGACCGTCAGCCGCGACGATTATAGCGAGACGCGCGAACGCTGCACCGAGAAGAAGGACGACAAGTGCATCAAGCGCGTCCGTTACGGCGTCGCCTGCACGCGGCGGACGATCGCGGTGCGCGCGGACCTGCGCATCGTCCGCTACAAGGACGAGCGCGTGCTGTTCGCCGCGCCCAAGACGCGCGACGACACGAGCAGCTGGTGCGAGGATTCGGGCGTCGAGACGAGCGCGAGCGGCCAGATCGATTCGATGATCGAGTCGATCGCGCAGGAGGTGCGCTTCGACCTCGCGCCGCATCGCGAAAGCTACAAGATCCGCGTCAATGAAAGCCGCGATGGCCTGACGCCGCAAGCCGCGGCGCTGTTCAAACAGGCGGTGCGCCTGACCAAGCACGATCCGCAAGAAGCATGCCGCACCTTCGCCGCGGTCGACGCGATGGCGCCCGATCACGGACCGACGATGTTCAACCTGGCGCTCTGCGCGGAATCGGCGGGCCTCTACGCCGAGGCATCGGACCGCTACACGCGCGCGCGGCTGTTCGCGCCCAAGGCAGGCGGCGACGTGACGCGCGGCCTGGCGCGCGTCGGCGCGCTCGCGGCGGGGGCGGAGGACGTGCGCCATATGGCGGCGCTTTAGGGGCGGCATTGCAGGGCGGGCGCGTTCGACTTCGAGCGCAAGCGGCGGGACGCACGGTGTCCGCATGCGCGCTATAAGAGCGTCATGACCGATGCGATCGATACCGACGCCGCCTGGGCGGCCTTTCAGACGCGAGACCGCCGCGCCGACGGCGCCTTCGTCGTCGCCGTGCGCACGACGGGCATCTATTGCCGGCCGAGCTGCCCGGCGCGGCGGCCCGCGCGCGACAACGTCGCTTTCTTTGCGGACGGCGCGGCCGCGGGCGCGGCGGGCTTCCGCCCCTGCCGCCGCTGCACGCCCGATACGAAAGCGCGCGACGATGCCGCGGTGGCGAAGGCGGCGGCGCTGATCGCGGCGCAGGAGGAGGCGATCCCGCTCGCGACGCTCGCCGCCGCGGTCGGCTATGCCCCGCATCATTTCCAGCGAGTGTTCACCCGCGCGACGGGCATGAGCCCCGCCGCCTACGCCCGCGCCCGACGCGCCGCGCGCGCCGCCGACACGCTACACGCCAGCGCGCGCGTCACGGACGCGCTCTACGCCGCAGGCTATGGCGCGCCCAGCCGCTTCTATGCCGAAGCGGGCGCGCGTCTCGGCATGACGCCGTCTGCCTGGGCACGGGGCGGCGCGGGCGTGACGATCCGCTGGACGCGCGTCGACACCAGCCTCGGCCCGCTGCTGATCGCGGCGACAGAGGTCGGGCTATGCCGTATCGCGTTCGACGAGGACGAGGCCACGCTCGCGGCGCGTTTCCCGCACGCGACGATCGCGCCCGCCGATGCGCGGCTCGCCGATCTCGCCGCCGCGGTCGTCGCCGAGGTGGAGGGCACGCGCCCGGCCGGCGACCTGCCGCTCGACGTGCGCGGCACGGCGTTTCAGGAAGCGGTGTGGCAGGCGCTGCGCCGCATCCCGGCGGGCGAGACGCTGAGCTATGCCGCGCTCGCCGTCGCCGCCGGCCACCCCGGCGCGACGCGCGCGGCGGGCAGCGCGTGCGGCGCCAATCCGCTCGCGGTCATCGTCCCCTGTCACCGCGTCACGCGCGGCGACGGCGCGCCGGGCGGCTATGCCTGGGGCGCGGACCGCAAGCGTGCGCTGCTGGCGCGGGAGCGCGCCGACTGAACATACGTCGAGACGCATGTTGCGGTGCCGGCCCGTTCCCCTACCCCCCCTTGCGGCAGGTGTAGACGAGCTTCTCGTTGGGCAGCGGTGGCAAGGTCGCGCGGATCGCGGCCTCCGCCTGCGCGAGCCGGTCGATCGCGCCGGGGGCGATCGTGCACGCCTTGGGCGCAGTGTCGCCGCGCAGCTTGCGCACCATCTCCATCGCGCCTGCGCCGAGCAGATAGCGCGTGTTGGTATAGGTCCGGGTCGCAGGATCGAAGCCGAGCACCGACACCGTCTGTTCGCCGTCGGGCACCAGCACGCGCTGCCAGCGGTCGCCGTCGGGCAGATATTGCGTGCGCCCGTTGACGCAGCCGCTGCGCCCCCAGTCGAGCGGGACGTCGGCGGTCGACGATACGGTGACGCGGCTGCGTTCGGGGACGAGGCTGCACGTCAGCTTGCCGAGCGGGGCGTTCGCAGTGGATGCCGGGCGCGCGGCCGCGGCCACGGCGGGCAGGCTGACCTCCGCCGAGGGACGCAGCAGGTAGACGACGACCGCCGCCGCCATCAGCGCCGCGCCGCCGCCCAGCGCCCAGCGCGCGCGTCGCCGGTCGCCCTGCAGCACGAGGAAGCCCGCCGCCCCGATCCCCATAGCGCCCAGCACCAGCATCAGCCCGGCGAGCGCCATCCGATCCTCGCGCCGGGTCAGCGCGGCGGTACGCGCCGCCGCCAGCGTCTCTTCCCGGGCGAGCGCGTCGCGCGCCATCGTCTCGCGCGCATTGGTCGCCGCGTCGCTGCGCGCGCGGGCATCCGCCTCGCTGTCGTCGCGCATCCGCTCCTCGATCGAGGTGCACGGCGTGCCGACCTGCTGGAACGGCTGTTTCGCCTTGCGCAGGAAGGCGGCGAGCTCGGTATCCGCGATCGCGAAGCCGAACGAGCTGTCGCCCTCCTCGCCGCGGGTGATCGCCGAATTGATGCCGATGACGCGGCCGCAGCGGTCGAGCAGCGGGCCGCCCGAATTGCCGCGCGCGATGCTGGCGGTGTGGAGCAGCACCTCGACCCCGGTCAGGCTGCGCCGCCCCGAGAACACGCCCTCGGACCGGACGGGCGAGGTCGGGCGGATATAGTCGGCCGCCGATCGCGCGGTGGCGAGGTCGACGTTGCCCGGATAGCCGAGTGCGACGACCGGATCGCCCTCGTTCACCGGCCCGGTATAGAGCGTCGCGGGCGGCAGGCGCGCGCCCGAAAATTCGATCATCGCGAGATCGGCCTTCGCGTCATAGGCGACGACATGGCCCTGGAAGCTCTTGTCGCCCTCGCTCGGCACGACGCCGACGACGACATTGTCGGGATAGCGCTGGGCGAGTTCGGTGACGTGCGCGTTGGTGACCACGCGGTTCGGCGCGATCGCGACGCCGCTGCCGTGACCGAAGCCGACGACCTGGCCGTCGACCACCGCGATCGTCACGATCCGGACGACGCCGCGCGCGGTCGCGCCGATATCGTCCGCCGCCGCGGGCGTCGCCGCGGCGAGAAGGGCGAGCAGGAGGAGCAGCCGGCGTATCATCACGGCGGCATCCCGAACGGGACGCGCGCGCCGCTGTCAAGCATGTCCGTTTCCGACCGCGCCGGTTCGCCGGCGGTTTGGTTAGGAAAATGTCAAACCTTGGCCCCTACCCCTCTGCCCTCGAATATGAGGATCGTGGGATGAGCGCGTTCGGCCGTCGCAATGGAATGGGAAGCGGGCAGCCCGTGCGCCCGGCGTTCGGCGTCGCCAAGCCGATGCAGGGCGGCGGCTTCGCCCGCAGCGAACCGGAACCGCTGGCCGGCGGCGGCCAGTTTCCGCCGATCGACGGGATCGCGGCGCTGGGCGGCGCCGACGCGCTGACGCCCGACGGCTTCGGCCCCGGCACGATGCCCGGCGCGGCGATGGACGCGATGGCCCGCCTCGCCGAGCGG
This portion of the Sphingomonas sp. FARSPH genome encodes:
- a CDS encoding F0F1 ATP synthase subunit delta, translated to METSGGIQASLGGRYALALFELARDSKSIDAVEGSLARVRDALDQSADFKALTTSPLVARGAAVKAVSATADALGVDATTKNFLGVLAENRRLGALPQIIRAFRQLAARHRGEATAEVTSAHPLTEDQVGELKQQLRQRLGRDVAVDLSVDPALLGGLVVRIGSQMIDSSIRTRLNALASAMKG
- the ada gene encoding bifunctional DNA-binding transcriptional regulator/O6-methylguanine-DNA methyltransferase Ada — its product is MTDAIDTDAAWAAFQTRDRRADGAFVVAVRTTGIYCRPSCPARRPARDNVAFFADGAAAGAAGFRPCRRCTPDTKARDDAAVAKAAALIAAQEEAIPLATLAAAVGYAPHHFQRVFTRATGMSPAAYARARRAARAADTLHASARVTDALYAAGYGAPSRFYAEAGARLGMTPSAWARGGAGVTIRWTRVDTSLGPLLIAATEVGLCRIAFDEDEATLAARFPHATIAPADARLADLAAAVVAEVEGTRPAGDLPLDVRGTAFQEAVWQALRRIPAGETLSYAALAVAAGHPGATRAAGSACGANPLAVIVPCHRVTRGDGAPGGYAWGADRKRALLARERAD
- a CDS encoding S1C family serine protease, whose amino-acid sequence is MIRRLLLLLALLAAATPAAADDIGATARGVVRIVTIAVVDGQVVGFGHGSGVAIAPNRVVTNAHVTELAQRYPDNVVVGVVPSEGDKSFQGHVVAYDAKADLAMIEFSGARLPPATLYTGPVNEGDPVVALGYPGNVDLATARSAADYIRPTSPVRSEGVFSGRRSLTGVEVLLHTASIARGNSGGPLLDRCGRVIGINSAITRGEEGDSSFGFAIADTELAAFLRKAKQPFQQVGTPCTSIEERMRDDSEADARARSDAATNARETMARDALAREETLAAARTAALTRREDRMALAGLMLVLGAMGIGAAGFLVLQGDRRRARWALGGGAALMAAAVVVYLLRPSAEVSLPAVAAAARPASTANAPLGKLTCSLVPERSRVTVSSTADVPLDWGRSGCVNGRTQYLPDGDRWQRVLVPDGEQTVSVLGFDPATRTYTNTRYLLGAGAMEMVRKLRGDTAPKACTIAPGAIDRLAQAEAAIRATLPPLPNEKLVYTCRKGG
- the atpA gene encoding F0F1 ATP synthase subunit alpha, with amino-acid sequence MDIRAAEISKVIKDQIANFGDQAQVSETGQVLSVGDGIARIYGLDNVQAGEMVEFANGVQGMALNLEADNVGVVIFGSDAEIREGDIVKRTGTIVDVPVGKGLLGRVVDGLGNPIDGKGPIVSDQRSRVEVKAPGIIPRQSVSEPMQSGLKAIDALVPVGRGQRELIIGDRQTGKSAVAIDTFINQKTVNQGSDESKKLYCVYVAVGQKRSTVAQLVRTLEENGAMEYSIVVAATASDPAPLQFLAPYTGTAMGEYFRDNAMHALIVFDDLSKQAVAYRQMSLLLRRPPGREAYPGDVFYLHSRLLERAAKMSDANGGGSLTALPIIETQAGDVSAYIPTNVISITDGQIFLETDLFFAGIRPAINVGLSVSRVGSAAQTKAMKKVSGSIKLELAQYREMAAFAQFGSDLDASTQRLLNRGARLTELLKQAQFAPMPFEEQTASIFAGTNGYLDSVAVTDVTRYEQAMLADLRANHADVLTKIRETRDLGDEAKAGLKAALDQFAKTFA